From the genome of Rhizophagus irregularis chromosome 29, complete sequence, one region includes:
- a CDS encoding glutamate--ammonia ligase — protein MAFINKSNTETLAKYLSLDQCGKIQAEYIWIDGDGGLRGKTTTLDFKPTDVSELKEWNFDGSSTNQAPGHDSDILLRPASIFKDPFRGGDNIIVLAECYNNDGTPNRTNYRHSCAKIMETHADAVPWFGIEQEYTLLDADGQVLGWPKGGFPGPQGPYYCSVGANVAFGRDIVEAHYRACLYAGVNISGVNAEVMPGQWEFQVGPCTGIDMGDHLWVARYLLQRVAEDFGVVVTFHPKPIKGDWNGAGCHTNYSTKAMREEGGIKAINEAIERIGKRHAEHIAVYGEDNDQRLTGRHETGHISTFSSGVANRGASIRIPRHVAAEGRGYFEDRRPASNIDPYRVTEIIVESSLG, from the exons ATGGCTTTTATTAACAAATCCAACACTGAAACTCTTGCCAAATACCTTTCTCTTGATCAATGTGGTAAAATTCAAGCTGAATACATTTGGATTGATGGAGATGGCGGATTACGTGGAAAAACAACCACTCTCGATTTCAAACCAACCGATGTATCTGAATTAAAAGAATGGAATTTTGATGGTTCTTCAACCAATCAAGCTCCGGGCCATGACTCTGATATTTTACTTCGTCCTGCTTCGATATTTAAAGATCCTTTTCGTGGGGGTGATAATATCATAGTTCTCGCTGaatgttataacaatgatGGCACTCCAAACCGAACAAATTATCGCCATTCTTGTGCTAAAATTATGGAAACTCACGCCGATGCCGTACCTTGGTTTGGTATTGAACAAGAATATACTTTATTAGATGCGGATGGTCAAGTACTTGGATGGCCAAAAGGTGGTTTTCCAGGTCCTCAAGGTCCTTATTATTGTTCTGTTGGAGCCAATGTAGCTTTTGGACGTGATATCGTTGAAGCTCATTATCGTGCTTGTCTTTATGCCGGTGTAAATATTTCCGGTGTCAATGCTGAAGTCATGCCTG gtCAATGGGAATTTCAAGTTGGTCCTTGTACGGGTATTGATATGGGGGATCATCTTTGGGTAGCTCGATACCTTCTTCAACGTGTAGCAGAAGATTTCGGTGTAGTAGTCACCTTCCATCCCAAACCAATCAAAGGAGATTGGAATGGTGCAGGATGCCACACCAATTATTCAACAAAAGCAATGAGAGAAGAAGGTGGAATAAAAGCTATTAATGAAGCAATTGAAAGAATTGGTAAACGCCATGCAGAACACATTGCTGTATATGGTGAAGATAATGATCAACGTCTTACAGGACGTCATGAAACTGGTCACATCTCGACATTCTCATCTGGTGTTGCTAATCGTGGTGCTTCAATTAGAATTCCTAGACACGTTGCTGCTGAAGGTCGTGGTTACTTTGAAGACCGTAGACCAGCTTCCAACATTGATCCTTATCGTGTCACCGAGATCATCGTTGAATCTTCTCTTGGTTAA